From a region of the Tateyamaria omphalii genome:
- the glmS gene encoding glutamine--fructose-6-phosphate transaminase (isomerizing): MCGIVGVLGNHEVAPILVEALKRLEYRGYDSAGIATVNGGALDRRRAVGKLVNLSDKLVHEPLAGKAGIGHTRWATHGGPSEGNAHPHRAGPVAVVHNGIVENFRELRGELAEAGIGFETETDTETVALLTHHHMQQGMAPVEAAYKTIDRLEGAFALAFLFDGQDDLIVAARKGSPLAIGHGDGEMFVGSDAIALAPLTDRITYLEEGDRAVVTRQGVEIRDANGSLANRAVRQIQIDAARVDKAGHKHFMAKEIAEQPGVLNTTLVNYLGTDGEITLPDPGIDFTAIDRLTMVACGTAYYACLTAKYWFEQVARLPVEVDVASEFRYREPPIPGRTLALFVSQSGETADTLAALRYCEGKADKIVSVINVPESSIARESDLALPIHAGVEVGVASTKAFTCQLTVLLMLALRAARDRGAIDADVFADHVSALRGLPALMTHGIDRSAVMQATARKLAEARDILFLGRGVMYPLALEGALKLKEISYIHAEAYASGELKHGPIALIDKHVPVVVMAPKDGLFDKTVSNMQEVMARKGKVVLVSNAAGIAEAGDGVWEKIAMPDCPDIVAPILYALPAQLLAYHTAVAKGTDVDQPRNLAKSVTVE, from the coding sequence ATGTGCGGAATTGTAGGCGTTCTGGGCAACCACGAGGTCGCGCCCATCCTGGTCGAAGCGCTCAAGCGCCTGGAGTATCGCGGCTATGACAGTGCGGGCATCGCAACGGTCAATGGCGGTGCGCTCGACCGCCGCCGCGCGGTGGGCAAGCTGGTCAACCTGAGCGACAAGCTGGTGCATGAACCGCTGGCCGGAAAGGCCGGGATTGGCCACACCCGCTGGGCGACGCATGGTGGTCCGTCAGAGGGGAACGCACACCCGCACCGCGCTGGTCCGGTTGCCGTCGTCCACAACGGCATTGTCGAGAACTTCCGCGAATTGCGAGGCGAGCTGGCGGAGGCTGGCATCGGGTTTGAGACAGAGACGGACACCGAAACCGTCGCCCTGCTGACCCATCACCACATGCAGCAAGGGATGGCTCCGGTCGAGGCGGCGTACAAGACCATCGACAGGCTCGAAGGGGCTTTTGCCCTCGCCTTTCTCTTTGACGGGCAGGACGACCTGATTGTCGCTGCGCGCAAGGGCTCACCCCTCGCCATCGGACACGGCGACGGCGAAATGTTCGTCGGCTCCGACGCCATCGCCCTTGCGCCCCTGACCGACCGCATCACCTATCTGGAAGAGGGTGACCGCGCCGTCGTCACACGCCAAGGGGTCGAGATCCGCGACGCCAACGGCAGCCTTGCCAACCGCGCCGTGCGGCAAATCCAGATTGATGCGGCCCGCGTCGACAAGGCCGGGCACAAGCATTTCATGGCCAAGGAAATCGCGGAACAGCCGGGCGTGTTGAACACGACGCTGGTCAACTACCTTGGCACTGACGGCGAGATCACTCTGCCCGACCCCGGCATCGACTTTACCGCCATCGACCGTTTGACCATGGTGGCCTGCGGCACCGCGTACTACGCGTGCCTAACCGCCAAATACTGGTTCGAGCAGGTGGCCCGCCTGCCGGTCGAGGTCGATGTGGCATCCGAATTCCGCTACCGCGAACCGCCCATTCCGGGGCGCACATTGGCTCTGTTCGTCAGCCAATCGGGCGAAACGGCGGATACGCTTGCTGCGCTGCGCTACTGCGAGGGGAAGGCGGACAAGATCGTATCAGTCATCAACGTGCCCGAAAGCTCGATCGCGCGGGAAAGCGATCTGGCCCTTCCGATCCATGCCGGGGTCGAGGTCGGCGTCGCCTCGACCAAGGCGTTCACCTGCCAATTGACCGTGCTGCTCATGCTGGCACTGCGGGCTGCCCGTGACCGGGGCGCGATTGACGCTGATGTATTTGCGGATCACGTGTCGGCCTTGCGCGGTCTGCCCGCGTTGATGACGCACGGCATTGACCGCAGTGCCGTGATGCAGGCGACAGCCCGCAAACTGGCTGAGGCACGTGACATCCTGTTCCTGGGCCGCGGCGTCATGTACCCGCTGGCCCTGGAAGGCGCTCTGAAACTCAAGGAAATCAGCTATATACACGCCGAAGCTTATGCATCAGGCGAGCTGAAACACGGCCCTATCGCGCTGATCGACAAGCATGTTCCGGTCGTTGTTATGGCACCCAAGGACGGGCTTTTCGACAAGACGGTGTCGAACATGCAGGAGGTCATGGCGCGCAAGGGCAAGGTGGTGCTGGTGTCGAACGCCGCAGGGATCGCGGAAGCTGGCGATGGGGTCTGGGAAAAGATTGCGATGCCGGATTGCCCGGACATCGTGGCCCCCATCCTCTATGCCCTGCCCGCGCAGCTTTTGGCTTATCACACGGCTGTAGCCAAGGGCACGGATGTGGACCAGCCGCGCAACCTGGCCAAATCCGTGACAGTGGAATGA
- the glmU gene encoding bifunctional UDP-N-acetylglucosamine diphosphorylase/glucosamine-1-phosphate N-acetyltransferase GlmU yields the protein MSVALIILAAGKGTRMKSDLPKVLHPIAGAPMLHHAMQTGAALDPARTIVVAGHGADQVQAAALAHDPAVEVVIQEEQLGTGHAVDQVRAALDGFEGDVVVLFGDTPFLQPETLTRMVQARRTHDVVVLGFDIAAVQPRYGRLVMDGDRLVKIVEYKDATEDERGIRFTNSGLIACEAKTLFALLSEVTNNNASGEYYLTAVPELANAKGLKVTAIKCDEAETLGIDSRTDLAGADAIFQARARAELLDSGVTMMAPDTVYLSFDTVIGRDALIEPNVVFGPAVTVESGATIRAFSHLEGCHVSRGAIVGPYARLRPGAELAEDVRVGNFVEIKNATLAEGAKVNHLSYIGDASVGAASNIGAGTITCNYDGVMKHRTEIGARAFIGSNTMLVAPVSVGDEAMTGSGSVITSDVDDGALAIARAPQVEKPGMARKLFELLKAKKARQSRGS from the coding sequence ATGAGCGTTGCACTCATCATCCTGGCCGCGGGCAAGGGCACACGGATGAAATCGGACCTTCCCAAGGTTCTTCACCCCATTGCCGGTGCGCCCATGCTGCACCACGCTATGCAGACCGGCGCGGCACTTGACCCGGCCCGAACGATTGTGGTCGCGGGTCATGGCGCGGATCAAGTGCAGGCAGCCGCCCTCGCCCATGACCCCGCTGTCGAGGTGGTGATACAGGAAGAGCAGCTTGGCACCGGCCATGCCGTCGATCAGGTGCGCGCGGCGCTAGATGGCTTTGAGGGCGACGTTGTGGTGTTGTTCGGCGATACGCCCTTTCTGCAGCCCGAGACACTTACGCGTATGGTCCAGGCGCGGCGCACGCATGACGTCGTGGTGCTCGGCTTTGACATCGCCGCGGTGCAGCCGCGCTATGGCCGCCTGGTCATGGACGGCGACCGACTGGTCAAGATCGTCGAATACAAGGACGCGACCGAGGATGAACGTGGGATCCGCTTCACCAACAGCGGTTTGATTGCCTGCGAAGCCAAGACACTGTTTGCCCTGCTGTCAGAGGTCACGAACAACAATGCCTCAGGCGAATACTACCTGACCGCCGTGCCCGAACTGGCGAACGCCAAGGGCCTGAAGGTCACCGCCATCAAATGTGACGAGGCCGAGACGCTAGGCATAGACAGCCGCACCGACCTTGCCGGGGCAGACGCGATTTTTCAGGCGCGAGCGCGGGCGGAGTTGCTGGACAGTGGTGTTACCATGATGGCGCCCGACACGGTCTATCTATCCTTTGACACTGTGATCGGTCGCGATGCACTGATTGAACCCAATGTGGTGTTCGGTCCCGCCGTGACTGTCGAAAGCGGAGCCACGATCCGCGCGTTTTCGCATCTGGAAGGGTGCCATGTGTCGCGCGGCGCCATAGTCGGCCCATATGCCCGCCTGCGCCCCGGCGCCGAATTGGCCGAGGACGTGCGCGTGGGTAATTTCGTCGAAATCAAGAATGCCACGCTGGCCGAAGGCGCCAAGGTCAATCACCTTTCCTATATTGGCGACGCGTCGGTGGGCGCAGCCAGCAACATCGGCGCGGGCACCATCACCTGCAACTACGACGGCGTGATGAAGCACCGAACCGAGATTGGCGCACGCGCCTTTATTGGGTCGAACACGATGCTGGTCGCGCCTGTGTCGGTGGGAGATGAGGCGATGACCGGCTCAGGGTCGGTCATAACCTCTGACGTAGATGACGGGGCATTGGCGATCGCCCGTGCGCCGCAGGTCGAAAAACCGGGCATGGCCCGCAAACTCTTTGAACTATTGAAGGCCAAAAAGGCCCGTCAGAGCAGAGGCAGCTAG
- a CDS encoding isovaleryl-CoA dehydrogenase produces the protein MFHASMAFDLGEDIGALREMVHRWAQDRVKPMAAKIDSDNNFPSELWPEMGELGLLGITVNEEDGGAGMGYLAHTVTIEEIARASASVSLSYGAHSNLCVNQIKLNATPEQKAHYLPGLVSGQHVGALAMSEAGAGSDVVSMKLKAEKRNDRFILNGTKYWITNGPDADTLVVYAKTDPQAGPRGMTAFLIEKEMKGFSTSPHFDKLGMRGSNTGELIFEDVEVPFENILGEEGRGVAVLMSGLDYERVVLAGIGLGIMAACLDEVMPYVSERKQFGQPIGNFQLMQGKIADMYAAMNSARAYVYEVAKACDRGEVTRQDAAACCLYASEEAMKQAHQAVQAMGGAGFLNDAPVARIFRDAKLMEIGAGTSEIRRMLVGRELVSAMM, from the coding sequence ATGTTCCACGCATCCATGGCATTCGATCTGGGCGAAGACATCGGCGCGCTGCGCGAAATGGTGCATCGCTGGGCGCAGGACCGTGTCAAACCGATGGCCGCCAAGATCGACAGTGATAACAACTTTCCGTCGGAGCTTTGGCCCGAGATGGGCGAATTGGGCCTTCTGGGCATCACCGTAAACGAAGAGGACGGTGGGGCCGGCATGGGTTATCTCGCCCACACCGTCACCATCGAAGAGATTGCGCGCGCCAGCGCCTCGGTCTCGCTCAGCTACGGCGCGCACTCCAACCTCTGCGTCAACCAGATCAAGCTGAACGCCACGCCCGAGCAAAAGGCGCACTATCTGCCCGGTCTCGTCAGCGGCCAGCATGTTGGCGCGCTGGCCATGTCCGAGGCGGGCGCCGGTTCCGACGTGGTGTCGATGAAGTTGAAGGCCGAAAAGCGGAATGATCGCTTTATACTCAACGGTACGAAATACTGGATCACCAATGGCCCCGACGCCGACACGCTGGTGGTTTATGCCAAGACGGATCCTCAGGCTGGCCCCCGGGGCATGACCGCATTTCTGATTGAAAAAGAGATGAAGGGTTTTTCCACTTCGCCCCATTTTGACAAGCTCGGCATGCGTGGTTCAAATACGGGCGAGTTGATCTTTGAAGATGTGGAAGTCCCGTTCGAGAATATTCTGGGTGAAGAAGGGCGCGGTGTTGCCGTTCTCATGTCTGGTCTCGACTACGAACGCGTGGTGCTGGCGGGGATTGGCCTTGGCATAATGGCCGCCTGTCTGGACGAGGTCATGCCCTATGTCAGCGAGCGCAAGCAGTTTGGCCAGCCTATCGGGAACTTTCAGCTGATGCAGGGAAAGATCGCGGATATGTATGCCGCGATGAACTCTGCCCGCGCTTATGTCTACGAAGTGGCCAAGGCCTGCGACCGGGGCGAGGTCACGCGCCAGGACGCGGCGGCCTGCTGCCTTTACGCTTCCGAAGAGGCCATGAAACAGGCGCATCAGGCCGTGCAGGCCATGGGCGGCGCCGGGTTCCTGAACGACGCGCCCGTCGCCCGCATCTTCCGCGACGCCAAGCTGATGGAGATCGGCGCGGGCACGTCGGAGATCCGGCGCATGCTGGTGGGCCGTGAACTGGTCTCGGCGATGATGTGA
- a CDS encoding HAD-IA family hydrolase, producing MAAVIFDLDGTLADTSGDLLAAANYCFRDMGLGDVLGPEDAGVALRGGRMMLRTGLTRMDRMDDAMVDRYYPVLLDAYAADISSRTTLYPGVMASIAVLQDHGYAIGICTNKPEGLAEQLMQDLGVRDAFGSLVGADTLPVRKPDPEPLFEATRRLGVDPHACVLVGDSDTDRNTARAAGVPSILVTFGPSAEDMAALEPEALLDNFAALPAVVAALRPLG from the coding sequence ATGGCAGCTGTTATTTTTGACCTCGACGGGACCTTGGCGGACACGAGCGGCGATCTCCTTGCCGCGGCCAACTACTGTTTTCGCGACATGGGGTTGGGTGATGTCCTGGGACCTGAGGATGCAGGCGTTGCTCTGCGCGGCGGGCGGATGATGCTGCGCACGGGACTGACCCGAATGGACCGGATGGATGACGCCATGGTGGATCGGTACTATCCTGTTCTGCTGGACGCTTACGCCGCCGATATCTCCAGTCGCACAACGCTCTATCCCGGTGTCATGGCCAGCATCGCGGTTCTGCAAGATCACGGCTATGCCATCGGCATCTGCACCAACAAACCCGAAGGATTGGCCGAGCAACTGATGCAGGACCTCGGCGTGCGCGATGCGTTCGGCAGCTTGGTGGGGGCCGATACGCTCCCCGTTCGCAAACCAGACCCCGAACCGTTGTTCGAGGCGACGCGCCGCCTTGGTGTCGATCCGCACGCATGCGTTCTGGTCGGCGACAGCGACACCGACCGCAACACGGCGCGTGCCGCAGGTGTGCCGTCGATCTTAGTCACATTCGGCCCGTCGGCGGAGGATATGGCGGCGCTCGAACCGGAAGCCCTATTGGATAACTTCGCGGCGCTCCCTGCGGTCGTCGCAGCGCTCCGCCCGCTGGGATAA
- a CDS encoding DegT/DnrJ/EryC1/StrS family aminotransferase, translating to MTERFNGSFTQQEPIPEAGIEAAIAVMRHGRLHRYNTAAGEHSETALLEQEFAASVGSQYCLAVASGGYAMATALRAVGVTPGDTVLSNAFTLAPVPGAIASLGAIPVFVGVTESLTIDLDDLEAKLGEARVLLLSHMRGHICDMDRLMAMCDAAGVTVIEDCAHTMGAAWNGTPSGRHGAIGCYSCQTYKHVNAGEGGFLVTDDPHLAAKAVMLSGSYMLYERHLAAPPKEAFDDIKYHIPNISGRMDNLRAAILRPQVADLATQCRRWNDRYYALEEGLRDTPGLTVIERPDEETIVGSSFQFLLLDWAASAVRDVVAKCAARGVELKWFGAAEPVAFTSRYDSWRYAPSKPMAASDRVLAGIVDLRVPLTFSLDDCALIARIIRDEVSRAHNRGMA from the coding sequence ATGACAGAGCGTTTCAACGGAAGTTTCACCCAGCAAGAGCCCATCCCCGAAGCGGGGATCGAGGCCGCCATTGCAGTCATGCGGCACGGGCGCCTGCACCGCTACAACACTGCTGCTGGTGAACACTCCGAAACCGCGCTGCTCGAGCAGGAGTTTGCGGCTTCGGTCGGATCACAATACTGCCTGGCAGTCGCCTCGGGTGGCTATGCGATGGCGACTGCCTTGCGCGCCGTCGGAGTTACGCCGGGCGACACGGTGCTGTCGAACGCCTTCACCCTTGCACCGGTGCCCGGAGCCATCGCATCGCTTGGTGCGATCCCCGTTTTCGTTGGCGTCACCGAAAGCCTGACCATCGACCTTGATGATCTTGAAGCCAAGCTGGGCGAGGCACGTGTTCTGCTCCTCAGCCACATGCGCGGGCATATTTGCGACATGGACCGGCTCATGGCCATGTGCGACGCGGCTGGCGTGACCGTGATCGAGGATTGCGCCCATACCATGGGTGCTGCCTGGAACGGCACGCCTTCAGGGCGGCACGGGGCCATCGGGTGCTATTCGTGCCAGACCTACAAACACGTCAACGCGGGCGAGGGCGGTTTTCTCGTCACAGACGACCCGCATCTCGCGGCCAAGGCGGTCATGCTGTCGGGCAGCTATATGCTCTATGAACGCCACCTCGCCGCTCCGCCGAAAGAGGCGTTTGACGACATCAAGTACCACATACCCAACATATCGGGCCGCATGGACAACCTGCGCGCGGCGATCCTGCGCCCGCAAGTGGCCGATCTGGCAACGCAATGCCGGCGCTGGAATGACCGCTACTATGCGCTCGAAGAGGGTCTGCGCGATACGCCCGGCCTCACCGTGATTGAACGACCAGACGAGGAAACAATCGTCGGCTCGTCCTTCCAGTTCCTGCTGCTTGACTGGGCCGCCTCGGCTGTGCGTGACGTGGTGGCCAAATGCGCTGCCCGTGGGGTCGAATTGAAGTGGTTCGGGGCTGCTGAACCCGTCGCCTTCACCAGCCGCTATGACAGCTGGCGCTATGCGCCGTCGAAACCCATGGCGGCCAGCGACCGCGTGCTGGCGGGAATCGTCGACCTGCGCGTGCCGCTCACCTTCAGTCTGGACGATTGCGCGTTGATTGCGCGCATCATCCGGGATGAGGTCTCGCGCGCCCACAATCGCGGCATGGCCTGA
- a CDS encoding DNA alkylation repair protein has protein sequence MTPEAALAEIEAHADAERAKGARAYHKSDRLHLGVPNPVLNDLTKSWRQSLDVPARVTLADGLWCTDIYEARVAAAKLLTQARIRPDAEAWDLIASWVPDFDSWAIADHACMAGQKRLVADPSRLDHVEGWTVSDHMWTRRAALVITLPWTKRNNPKPQDIEVRGRVLGWAATYVPDHTWFIQKAISWWLRELSKHDEQRATAFLAKHGDAMKPFALKEARKYL, from the coding sequence ATGACGCCCGAAGCCGCTCTGGCCGAGATCGAAGCCCATGCCGATGCGGAGCGCGCCAAGGGGGCCAGGGCATATCACAAGTCGGACCGGCTGCATTTGGGCGTGCCGAACCCGGTGCTGAACGATCTGACCAAATCGTGGCGCCAGAGCCTGGATGTGCCTGCGCGCGTCACTCTGGCAGATGGGCTTTGGTGCACGGACATTTACGAGGCGCGCGTTGCCGCTGCCAAGCTGCTGACGCAGGCACGGATACGGCCGGATGCGGAAGCATGGGATCTGATCGCGTCCTGGGTGCCCGATTTCGACAGCTGGGCCATTGCCGATCATGCTTGCATGGCCGGTCAAAAACGTCTGGTCGCGGACCCCAGCCGGCTGGATCATGTCGAGGGGTGGACGGTATCCGATCACATGTGGACGCGCCGCGCGGCGTTGGTCATCACCCTGCCATGGACCAAGCGGAACAATCCCAAGCCTCAGGATATCGAAGTCAGGGGTCGCGTTCTGGGTTGGGCGGCAACGTATGTACCGGATCACACCTGGTTCATTCAGAAAGCCATCTCATGGTGGTTGCGCGAACTTTCAAAGCACGACGAGCAGCGCGCGACGGCATTCCTGGCCAAGCATGGCGACGCGATGAAACCGTTCGCTCTGAAAGAGGCGCGGAAGTACCTGTAG
- a CDS encoding 3-deoxy-D-manno-octulosonic acid transferase: MRPAALYRLYRALSAVALPFAARSAVGKLRRAGVPVHRAHERLGHATLERPLGPLIWFHGASVGEAKSVLPLIARIRDVASGTQILLTSGTATSAEAIATRLPDGAMHQFSPLDGVGPLTRFLGHWRPDLCVLVESELWPNLLNLCAERHLPVALLNARLSDRSAAGWKKYPGTAAYVLRGIAWAHCQDRRSRDHLRDMGLDAAEQGTNLKSILGAPRVTPQALDAAHNRLAGRPVWVAASTHPGEEEQVLAAHKTLLRAYPNLCLILVPRHPERADDILALIEKAGLSVAQRSARGDLDHGAEVYLADTMGETDLWYALSPIVFLGGSFSDVGGHTPFEPAAAHTAILHGPNYANFAEAYAAFLMKDASVEVRDGAVLATEVEALLTHPSRAAQLASNARPLAPTGTEALDQIAGRLFSLMDDHAMGPHA, from the coding sequence ATGCGGCCAGCGGCCCTTTATCGGCTCTACCGCGCGCTGAGCGCGGTCGCCCTGCCCTTTGCCGCGCGCTCTGCGGTCGGCAAGCTGCGTCGCGCGGGGGTGCCGGTGCACCGCGCCCATGAACGGCTGGGCCATGCCACGCTTGAGCGCCCGCTTGGCCCGCTGATCTGGTTTCATGGCGCGTCAGTGGGCGAGGCGAAGTCGGTCCTACCGCTGATTGCCCGCATCCGCGATGTGGCCTCTGGCACGCAGATCCTGCTGACCTCGGGCACTGCAACCTCGGCCGAGGCGATTGCCACCCGGTTGCCCGATGGCGCCATGCATCAGTTCAGCCCCCTTGACGGGGTTGGTCCTCTCACCCGTTTTCTGGGGCACTGGCGTCCGGACCTATGCGTTCTGGTGGAATCCGAGCTATGGCCGAACCTTTTGAACCTTTGCGCTGAGCGGCACCTGCCGGTCGCACTTCTCAACGCTCGCCTCTCGGACCGCAGTGCCGCCGGATGGAAGAAGTATCCCGGCACCGCAGCGTACGTGCTGCGCGGCATCGCCTGGGCCCATTGCCAGGACCGCCGCAGCCGGGATCACCTGCGCGACATGGGGCTGGATGCGGCAGAGCAAGGTACAAACCTGAAATCCATTCTCGGCGCGCCGCGCGTGACACCGCAGGCGCTGGACGCGGCCCATAACAGGCTGGCGGGTCGCCCTGTTTGGGTCGCCGCCTCCACCCATCCCGGCGAGGAAGAACAGGTGCTCGCCGCGCATAAGACGTTGCTGCGCGCATATCCGAACCTGTGCCTGATCCTTGTGCCGCGCCACCCCGAACGGGCTGATGACATTCTGGCCCTCATCGAAAAGGCAGGGCTGAGCGTCGCACAGCGCAGTGCGCGCGGTGATTTGGACCACGGTGCCGAAGTCTATCTGGCCGACACAATGGGCGAGACGGACCTGTGGTACGCGCTGAGCCCCATCGTGTTTCTGGGCGGGTCGTTTTCCGATGTCGGCGGTCATACGCCTTTTGAACCTGCCGCCGCGCATACGGCCATCCTGCATGGACCGAACTATGCCAATTTTGCCGAAGCCTATGCCGCATTCCTGATGAAGGACGCGAGTGTAGAGGTCCGCGACGGCGCGGTCCTGGCCACCGAGGTCGAGGCGCTCCTGACCCACCCCAGCCGTGCTGCACAGCTTGCGAGCAACGCCCGCCCCCTCGCCCCCACAGGCACCGAGGCGCTGGACCAGATTGCAGGTCGGCTCTTTTCACTGATGGACGACCACGCTATGGGGCCGCATGCGTGA
- a CDS encoding EF-hand domain-containing protein, translating into MRQEKKSETLEVRVSLSEKSAFAARAAARGESMSAALRRLIAEDAVPRLVTKEAPMWSKTMFAGAPVAVTVFVLVSVSLAGAEARTDFKGNFRALDANRDGIVNYDELVTDMTHRIAKADVPPACEGTQWQERWDATPEMLADGHMEFYDSDLDGVVTLKEYVASYERQRASDFVEADADGNGFVTEAELAAAYRVDEAKISAECRAAIGMQSSAKVPEIIEFVDADGDGRVSMREFMDH; encoded by the coding sequence ATGCGCCAAGAAAAGAAATCCGAAACGCTCGAAGTTCGGGTGAGCCTAAGTGAGAAATCCGCCTTTGCCGCCCGCGCGGCGGCGCGCGGAGAATCCATGAGTGCTGCCTTGCGCCGATTGATTGCCGAAGATGCCGTGCCTCGACTTGTAACCAAGGAGGCCCCCATGTGGAGCAAAACAATGTTTGCCGGTGCGCCGGTCGCCGTAACCGTGTTCGTTCTCGTATCCGTGTCGCTCGCAGGTGCCGAGGCCAGGACCGACTTCAAAGGCAATTTCCGCGCGCTTGATGCGAACCGTGACGGTATCGTTAACTACGACGAGCTTGTGACGGACATGACCCACCGTATCGCGAAAGCCGATGTGCCGCCTGCCTGCGAAGGCACACAATGGCAAGAGCGCTGGGACGCGACGCCAGAGATGCTGGCGGATGGGCATATGGAATTCTATGATTCCGATCTGGACGGTGTCGTCACGCTCAAGGAATACGTCGCGTCCTATGAACGCCAGCGCGCCAGCGATTTTGTAGAGGCTGATGCCGACGGCAACGGCTTTGTGACCGAGGCAGAGCTTGCCGCCGCCTACCGCGTGGACGAGGCAAAGATCAGCGCAGAATGCCGTGCCGCTATCGGCATGCAGAGTTCTGCCAAGGTGCCCGAAATCATCGAGTTCGTGGATGCCGATGGCGATGGTCGCGTCAGCATGCGCGAGTTCATGGACCACTAA
- the moaA gene encoding GTP 3',8-cyclase MoaA — MTAPLIDPFQRAITYLRVSVTDRCDFRCVYCMSENMTFLPKKELLTLEELDRMCSTFVGLGVEKLRITGGEPLVRRDIMTFFNGMGRHLDAGTLKELTLTTNGSQLERFAKDLYAAGVRRVNVSLDTLDEAKFADITRWGRLPQVLRGIDAAQAAGLRIKLNAVALKEFNEDELPTITRWCAERDMDLTWIEVMPMGDIGNEDRLGQYWSLKDVRARYAEHYTVTDLAERTGGPARYVRLEETGQKIGFITPLSHNFCESCNRVRITCTGEIYMCLGQEDMADLRAPLRDFPNDDRALEEAIRAAIALKPKGHDFDYSRQRLDGQMPRHMSHTGG; from the coding sequence ATGACTGCCCCATTGATCGACCCCTTCCAGCGCGCGATTACTTACCTGCGCGTTTCCGTCACCGACCGGTGCGATTTCCGCTGCGTCTATTGCATGTCGGAAAACATGACGTTCTTGCCAAAAAAAGAGCTTCTGACGCTCGAAGAGCTTGATCGCATGTGTTCGACCTTTGTGGGCCTTGGTGTTGAAAAGCTGCGGATCACAGGCGGTGAACCGCTGGTGCGCCGGGACATCATGACATTCTTCAACGGCATGGGCCGCCATCTTGATGCGGGCACGCTCAAAGAGTTGACGCTGACCACGAACGGCAGCCAGCTCGAACGCTTTGCCAAGGATCTCTATGCCGCCGGTGTGCGCCGGGTGAACGTGTCGCTGGACACGCTGGACGAGGCGAAATTCGCGGATATCACCCGTTGGGGCCGCCTGCCTCAGGTATTGCGCGGCATTGATGCGGCGCAGGCTGCAGGGCTGCGGATCAAATTGAACGCCGTGGCGCTCAAAGAGTTCAACGAAGACGAGTTGCCCACGATCACACGATGGTGCGCCGAACGGGACATGGACCTGACCTGGATCGAGGTCATGCCCATGGGTGACATCGGCAATGAGGACCGCTTGGGCCAGTACTGGTCGCTCAAGGACGTGCGCGCACGCTATGCCGAGCACTACACCGTCACAGATCTGGCCGAACGGACTGGCGGCCCGGCCCGCTATGTGCGGCTGGAGGAGACCGGTCAGAAGATCGGCTTTATCACCCCGCTCAGCCACAATTTCTGCGAAAGTTGCAACCGCGTGCGCATCACCTGCACGGGGGAGATTTACATGTGCCTGGGCCAGGAAGACATGGCAGATCTGCGCGCGCCTTTACGGGATTTCCCCAATGATGACCGGGCACTGGAAGAGGCCATTCGCGCCGCCATCGCACTCAAGCCCAAAGGGCATGATTTCGACTATTCCCGCCAACGGCTGGACGGGCAGATGCCACGCCACATGAGCCACACAGGCGGCTAA